A DNA window from Xyrauchen texanus isolate HMW12.3.18 chromosome 6, RBS_HiC_50CHRs, whole genome shotgun sequence contains the following coding sequences:
- the LOC127645142 gene encoding G-protein coupled receptor 54 isoform X2: MRVTVQATCITLTAMSGDRCYVTVYPLKSLHHRTPRVAMIVSICIWIGSFILSIPIFLYQRLEDGYWYGPRKYCMERFPSKTHEKAFILYQFIAVYLLPVLTISFCYSFMLKRVGQASVEPVDNNHQVHLLSERTISIRSKISKMVVVIVVLFTICWGPIQIFVLFQSFYPNFKANYATYKIKTWANCMSYANSSINPIVYGFIGASFRKSFRKTFPFLFRHKVRDSSVTSRTANAEIKFVATEESNTERK, encoded by the exons atgagg GTGACTGTACAGGCAACATGCATCACGCTCACGGCGATGAGTGGAGACCGTTGTTATGTGACTGTGTACCCCCTGAAATCCCTTCACCATCGGACCCCTCGTGTTGCAATGATTGTCAGCATCTGTATCTGGATCG GTTCCTTCATTCTTTCCATACCAATCTTCCTGTACCAGCGGCTTGAAGATGGCTATTGGTATGGACCAAGAAAATACTGCATGGAGAGGTTCCCATCAAAGACCCACGAGAAGGCTTTCATCCTTTATCAGTTCATAGCAGTTTATCTACTGCCTGTCCTTACCATCTCCTTTTGTTATTCCTTCATGTTGAAGAGAGTCGGACAGGCCTCTGTAGAACCAGTGGATAACAACCATCAG GTCCACTTGCTCTCAGAGAGGACTATCTCCATTAGGAGCAAGATTTCCAAAATGGTAGTGGTCATTGTTGTCCTTTTCACCATCTGCTGGGGTCCCATTCAGATCTTTGTCCTCTTCCAGTCCTTCTATCCCAACTTCAAGGCCAACTATGCGACATACAAGATCAAAACATGGGCTAACTGCATGTCCTATGCCAACTCCTCTATTAACCCCATTGTCTATGGTTTTATTGGAGCCAGCTTCCGCAAGTCTTTCAGGAAGACCTTCCCCTTCCTCTTCAGACACAAAGTGAGAGACAGTAGTGTCACCTCCCGCACAGCCAATGCAGAAATCAAGTTTGTTGCGACTGAGGAGAGCAACACTGAGAGAAAATGA
- the LOC127645142 gene encoding G-protein coupled receptor 54 isoform X1, producing MFASDGNSTEALNGSIGNSSMEETEEGEHPFLTDAWLVPLFFSLIMLVGLIGNSLVIYVISKHRQMRTATNFYIANLAATDIIFLLCCVPFTATLYPLPGWIFGDFMCKSVAFLQQVTVQATCITLTAMSGDRCYVTVYPLKSLHHRTPRVAMIVSICIWIGSFILSIPIFLYQRLEDGYWYGPRKYCMERFPSKTHEKAFILYQFIAVYLLPVLTISFCYSFMLKRVGQASVEPVDNNHQVHLLSERTISIRSKISKMVVVIVVLFTICWGPIQIFVLFQSFYPNFKANYATYKIKTWANCMSYANSSINPIVYGFIGASFRKSFRKTFPFLFRHKVRDSSVTSRTANAEIKFVATEESNTERK from the exons atgtttgcaaGTGACGGGAACTCAACTGAGGCCTTAAATGGTTCCATTGGAAACTCCTCTATGGAGGAAACAGAGGAAGGGGAGCACCCTTTCCTGACGGATGCTTGGCTCGTACCCCTCTTCTTCTCCCTCATCATGTTGGTGGGGCTGATCGGGAACTCTCTGGTCATTTATGTAATCTCCAAACACAGACAGATGAGGACCGCCACTAACTTTTACATTG CTAACTTGGCTGCGACTGACATCATTTTCCTGCTATGCTGTGTGCCGTTCACTGCTACGTTATACCCTCTGCCTGGCtggatatttggagactttatGTGCAAATCTGTTGCTTTTCTCCAACAG GTGACTGTACAGGCAACATGCATCACGCTCACGGCGATGAGTGGAGACCGTTGTTATGTGACTGTGTACCCCCTGAAATCCCTTCACCATCGGACCCCTCGTGTTGCAATGATTGTCAGCATCTGTATCTGGATCG GTTCCTTCATTCTTTCCATACCAATCTTCCTGTACCAGCGGCTTGAAGATGGCTATTGGTATGGACCAAGAAAATACTGCATGGAGAGGTTCCCATCAAAGACCCACGAGAAGGCTTTCATCCTTTATCAGTTCATAGCAGTTTATCTACTGCCTGTCCTTACCATCTCCTTTTGTTATTCCTTCATGTTGAAGAGAGTCGGACAGGCCTCTGTAGAACCAGTGGATAACAACCATCAG GTCCACTTGCTCTCAGAGAGGACTATCTCCATTAGGAGCAAGATTTCCAAAATGGTAGTGGTCATTGTTGTCCTTTTCACCATCTGCTGGGGTCCCATTCAGATCTTTGTCCTCTTCCAGTCCTTCTATCCCAACTTCAAGGCCAACTATGCGACATACAAGATCAAAACATGGGCTAACTGCATGTCCTATGCCAACTCCTCTATTAACCCCATTGTCTATGGTTTTATTGGAGCCAGCTTCCGCAAGTCTTTCAGGAAGACCTTCCCCTTCCTCTTCAGACACAAAGTGAGAGACAGTAGTGTCACCTCCCGCACAGCCAATGCAGAAATCAAGTTTGTTGCGACTGAGGAGAGCAACACTGAGAGAAAATGA